A region from the Salidesulfovibrio onnuriiensis genome encodes:
- a CDS encoding SIS domain-containing protein translates to MCGIASFLSTRFWRETADAQWVFKLAAEFDDAVKSNDLLASTPALDELAGNFDELMSFGLHMQLLGDRETLAAMESIRESIRTQRNAVAVRLEKDVRTDELEALQERLEDYLWQLDQEVLSNLDRVRALMPSALAADTDARDRHFLAWGMEQVLESIDKLEVRGRDSAGVAVTFILPEGVDPETVLDATQQKELTERTAIENADTRHVLVRRLDDGRTACRFLYKVAQLVGQLGDNGAALRKFIMDDALLWPMAENLDVLNIIAHTRWASNGIISVPNCHPVDGLVEGDVSTGLEKTMFVLNGDVDNYRTLVEQCVLSKGAYIPPAISTDAKILPVLFNLDAPESNDSEVRFRNVLKRCEGSLAVIMQNLSDFDSQFLAQKGSGQSFYVGRSLDGWIVASEAYGLAARCRSSFPMAVHQQGGVSVILSSEDENAMPMARYLDSGEEVELKEEKIEIFSRDIFRGSYTHYIEKEVHDASNSVRNTLHGKYLMEGNAVRFLPGGFGNGPALRKRLLDKGRPLTRIITVGQGTAAIAAMGIAHLLRRALAGSELSIETYTGSELVGFMGSERMDDVLLIPVSQSGTTTDTNRVVDLCRDRGAWVNCIVNRRNSPLVKKSDSYCYTSNGRDVEMAVASTKAFYSQIAAGKLLSLWLAAELGTMDAAQLLKDVQALEALPAAIDEVLEHKESIGEVAARFAPVNRYWALVGNGANRIAAEEVRIKLSELCYKSIPSDVTEDKKHIDLSTEPLTLVMASDLPEMVVMDTVKETTIFKAHSGQPIVFCAGDETRFDGIAEATIKVPRVGGGLDFIPETVAGHWWGIAAAKAIDSHAEPFRKARMALGRMIEQPATWDRTELLAQLNKAMDRCASGATDSALPARVSASLANYMLWLCTQPANIPAAEARLDDILNILNKAIEEMTRPIDTIRHQAKTVTVGISRPQE, encoded by the coding sequence ATGTGTGGAATCGCCAGTTTCCTGAGCACCCGCTTTTGGCGCGAAACCGCAGACGCCCAATGGGTTTTCAAGCTTGCCGCCGAATTTGACGACGCCGTCAAGAGCAACGACCTGCTCGCCTCCACCCCTGCGCTGGACGAACTTGCGGGCAATTTCGACGAACTCATGAGCTTCGGGCTGCACATGCAGCTTCTGGGCGACAGGGAAACCCTGGCCGCCATGGAATCCATCCGCGAATCCATCCGCACCCAGCGCAACGCCGTGGCCGTACGCCTGGAAAAGGACGTGCGCACGGACGAACTGGAGGCCCTGCAGGAGCGGCTGGAGGACTACCTCTGGCAGCTGGACCAGGAAGTGCTCTCCAACCTGGACCGGGTCCGGGCGCTCATGCCTTCGGCCCTGGCCGCCGACACCGATGCCCGCGACCGCCACTTCCTGGCCTGGGGCATGGAACAGGTGCTGGAATCCATCGACAAGCTTGAAGTGCGCGGCCGCGACTCCGCAGGGGTCGCCGTGACCTTCATCCTACCCGAGGGCGTGGACCCGGAGACGGTCCTCGACGCGACGCAGCAAAAGGAACTGACCGAACGCACGGCCATCGAAAACGCCGACACCCGCCACGTGCTGGTGCGCAGGCTGGACGATGGCCGCACGGCCTGCCGCTTCCTGTACAAGGTGGCCCAGCTCGTGGGCCAGCTCGGCGACAATGGCGCGGCCCTGCGCAAATTCATCATGGACGACGCCCTGCTCTGGCCCATGGCCGAGAACCTGGACGTGCTGAACATCATTGCCCACACCCGCTGGGCCTCCAACGGCATCATTTCCGTGCCCAACTGCCACCCGGTGGATGGGCTGGTGGAGGGCGACGTGAGCACCGGCCTGGAAAAGACCATGTTCGTGCTCAACGGCGACGTGGACAACTACCGCACCCTGGTGGAGCAATGCGTTCTCTCCAAGGGCGCATACATCCCGCCCGCCATCTCCACGGACGCCAAGATCCTGCCCGTGCTCTTCAACCTGGACGCGCCCGAGAGCAACGACTCCGAGGTGCGCTTCCGCAACGTTCTCAAGCGCTGCGAAGGCTCCCTGGCCGTGATCATGCAGAACCTCTCGGACTTCGACTCCCAGTTCCTGGCCCAGAAGGGCAGCGGTCAGAGCTTTTACGTGGGCCGGTCCCTGGACGGCTGGATCGTGGCTTCCGAGGCCTACGGACTGGCCGCCCGCTGCCGCTCCTCCTTCCCCATGGCCGTACACCAGCAGGGCGGGGTCAGCGTGATCCTGAGCAGCGAAGACGAAAACGCCATGCCCATGGCCCGCTATCTGGACTCGGGGGAGGAAGTGGAGCTGAAAGAGGAAAAGATCGAAATCTTTTCCCGCGACATCTTCCGCGGCAGCTACACCCACTACATTGAAAAGGAAGTGCACGACGCATCCAACTCGGTGCGCAACACCCTGCACGGCAAATATCTCATGGAAGGCAATGCGGTCCGTTTCCTGCCCGGCGGCTTTGGCAACGGCCCGGCCCTGCGCAAACGCCTGCTGGACAAAGGCCGCCCCCTGACCCGCATCATCACCGTGGGCCAGGGCACCGCTGCCATCGCAGCCATGGGCATCGCCCACCTGCTGCGTCGCGCACTGGCCGGAAGCGAACTGTCCATCGAAACCTACACCGGTTCCGAGCTGGTGGGCTTCATGGGCAGCGAACGCATGGACGATGTGCTGCTCATCCCCGTTTCCCAATCCGGCACCACCACGGACACCAACCGCGTGGTGGACCTGTGCCGAGACCGGGGCGCCTGGGTCAATTGCATCGTCAACCGCCGCAACTCGCCGCTGGTGAAGAAATCCGACTCCTACTGCTACACCAGCAACGGCCGCGACGTGGAAATGGCCGTGGCCTCCACCAAGGCCTTCTATTCCCAGATCGCGGCGGGCAAGCTGCTCTCCCTGTGGCTGGCCGCCGAACTGGGCACCATGGACGCCGCGCAGCTGCTGAAGGACGTGCAGGCCCTGGAGGCCCTGCCCGCGGCCATCGACGAGGTGCTGGAGCACAAGGAATCCATCGGCGAGGTGGCTGCCCGCTTTGCCCCGGTGAACCGCTACTGGGCGCTGGTGGGCAACGGCGCAAACCGCATTGCGGCCGAGGAAGTACGCATCAAGCTCTCCGAGCTGTGCTACAAGTCCATCCCCAGCGATGTGACCGAAGACAAGAAACACATCGACCTGTCCACCGAGCCCCTGACCCTGGTCATGGCCTCGGACCTGCCCGAGATGGTGGTCATGGACACGGTCAAGGAAACCACCATATTCAAGGCCCACAGCGGCCAGCCCATCGTGTTCTGCGCCGGGGACGAAACCCGCTTCGACGGCATTGCCGAGGCCACCATCAAAGTGCCCCGCGTGGGCGGCGGCCTGGACTTCATCCCCGAAACCGTTGCCGGGCACTGGTGGGGCATCGCGGCCGCCAAGGCCATCGACTCCCACGCCGAGCCCTTCCGCAAGGCGCGCATGGCCCTCGGCCGCATGATCGAGCAGCCCGCCACCTGGGACCGCACCGAACTCCTGGCCCAGCTCAACAAGGCCATGGACCGCTGCGCCTCCGGGGCCACGGACTCGGCCCTGCCCGCCCGGGTTTCCGCGTCGCTGGCCAACTACATGCTCTGGCTGTGCACCCAGCCCGCCAACATTCCGGCCGCCGAAGCGCGCCTGGACGACATCCTCAACATCCTGAACAAGGCCATCGAGGAAATGACCCGGCCCATCGACACCATCCGGCACCAGGCCAAGACTGTTACTGTTGGTATTTCGCGACCGCAGGAATAG
- a CDS encoding cyclophilin-like fold protein: MLYKDFHAGDEMHRLGVGLSGIDDIAGMSGSAVIRKMDPPTIEDGKNMQITVCANGKEIVFELNGSQASKDLYAQLPLEIDVENYSSNEKIYYPPKKLNTSNTPLVKSARPGTLAYYAPWGDVVMFYGSFGSASGLYELGHAVQGEEHIRSLAGSIRIKVAHSR; this comes from the coding sequence ATGCTCTACAAGGATTTCCATGCGGGTGACGAGATGCATCGTCTGGGTGTGGGCCTGAGCGGGATTGACGACATTGCGGGGATGTCGGGGAGCGCCGTCATTCGAAAAATGGATCCGCCAACCATAGAGGACGGGAAAAATATGCAGATAACAGTGTGTGCAAACGGAAAGGAAATCGTCTTTGAACTCAACGGCAGTCAGGCCTCTAAAGATTTGTATGCGCAATTGCCGTTGGAAATTGACGTTGAAAATTACAGCAGCAACGAAAAGATTTACTATCCCCCCAAGAAGCTGAACACCTCGAATACCCCGTTGGTCAAGTCGGCCCGGCCCGGGACACTCGCGTACTATGCCCCCTGGGGAGATGTTGTGATGTTCTACGGCAGTTTCGGTTCCGCCTCGGGATTGTACGAGTTGGGACATGCGGTTCAGGGAGAAGAACATATTCGGTCCCTGGCCGGATCCATCCGAATTAAGGTAGCCCATTCTCGGTAA
- a CDS encoding flavodoxin family protein: MSKNILIISASPRENGNSDILCDEFMRGALESGHHVEKIRLAERNINYCTGCCACIGGKGTCAQQDDMTEIFGKILAADVLVLASPVYFRTFNGQMKTFIDRVCPIYSMIRGKDVYFIVSAAGGKLPVDSTVQSFRVFTGCLSGIRERGIISVTGIWDEGGVRGTSAIKQAYSEGLNA; encoded by the coding sequence ATGAGCAAGAACATACTTATCATTTCGGCAAGTCCTAGAGAAAACGGCAATTCAGACATCCTTTGCGATGAATTCATGCGGGGAGCGCTGGAATCCGGCCACCATGTGGAAAAGATCCGCCTGGCGGAAAGGAATATAAACTACTGTACCGGCTGCTGCGCCTGCATCGGTGGGAAGGGAACATGCGCCCAGCAGGACGACATGACGGAAATCTTTGGGAAGATCCTTGCCGCTGACGTCCTGGTTCTGGCCAGCCCGGTTTATTTTCGCACCTTCAACGGCCAGATGAAGACATTCATCGACAGGGTCTGCCCCATTTACAGCATGATTCGCGGCAAGGACGTGTATTTCATCGTTTCCGCCGCCGGCGGCAAGCTGCCGGTGGACAGCACCGTTCAGAGCTTCAGGGTGTTCACTGGCTGCCTCAGCGGCATCAGGGAAAGGGGAATCATCTCCGTTACCGGCATTTGGGACGAGGGCGGTGTCAGAGGGACGTCGGCCATCAAGCAGGCATATTCGGAGGGCCTCAACGCCTGA
- a CDS encoding carboxymuconolactone decarboxylase family protein: MSIRKYSLLLAAFVFSLGLATATEAQDMKTKPSLDARQQSIVTIAAFTAGGDIERLKPALNEGLDAGLTINEVKEVLVQMYAYAGFPRSLNGMAAFMGVVDERKAKGIRDAEGKGADPIPSGFNRDEYGAAVRARLAGLDKDISGTAWQVFSPVMDTFLKEHLFADIFVRDVISHEDRELATIAALANMSGTAGQLKFHFGAAMNTGLTKAQMHNFIDVLASRVGKAEAESAQAVLSEVLAERK; this comes from the coding sequence GTGAGCATCCGGAAATACAGCCTGCTATTGGCCGCGTTTGTTTTTTCCCTCGGCCTTGCAACAGCAACGGAGGCGCAAGACATGAAAACGAAACCCTCTCTCGACGCTCGACAGCAATCCATCGTCACCATTGCCGCATTCACGGCCGGCGGCGATATCGAACGGCTCAAGCCCGCCCTGAACGAAGGCCTGGATGCGGGATTGACCATCAATGAAGTGAAGGAAGTCCTTGTCCAGATGTATGCGTATGCTGGCTTTCCGCGCAGCCTGAACGGCATGGCCGCCTTCATGGGCGTCGTGGATGAGCGGAAGGCGAAGGGGATTCGTGACGCGGAAGGCAAGGGAGCCGATCCCATTCCTTCCGGTTTCAACAGGGATGAATATGGAGCCGCAGTTCGGGCAAGGCTTGCGGGGCTTGATAAGGATATCTCGGGTACTGCATGGCAGGTGTTTTCTCCGGTCATGGACACTTTCCTGAAGGAGCATCTGTTTGCCGACATCTTTGTTCGTGACGTGATCAGCCACGAAGACCGGGAGCTGGCTACCATTGCCGCCCTGGCCAACATGAGCGGCACCGCCGGACAGCTCAAATTCCATTTTGGCGCGGCCATGAACACCGGCCTGACCAAAGCCCAGATGCATAATTTTATCGATGTTCTGGCTTCCCGTGTCGGGAAAGCTGAAGCCGAAAGCGCCCAAGCCGTGCTCTCCGAAGTGCTGGCCGAACGCAAATAA
- a CDS encoding (R)-mandelonitrile lyase: MKRMILIMTVLMLVASLVYAEGGKEKESQVFYQSGSQKSFKGPAEYFTGDVQVDMLFPNNETANYSGAYVTFQPGSRTAWHLHPAGQHMIVTSGIALTGTRDGKVLEFKEGETVWCPVGVDHWHGATPDAPMTHLVITGVKDGKAVVWKEKVTDEQYMKR, from the coding sequence ATGAAACGAATGATTCTGATAATGACTGTTCTGATGCTTGTCGCCTCTTTGGTTTACGCTGAAGGGGGAAAGGAAAAGGAGTCTCAGGTATTCTACCAGAGTGGCTCCCAAAAATCCTTCAAAGGCCCGGCAGAATACTTCACCGGCGATGTGCAGGTGGATATGCTCTTTCCAAATAACGAGACCGCCAATTACTCGGGCGCGTACGTGACCTTCCAGCCCGGATCCAGAACCGCGTGGCATCTGCATCCTGCAGGGCAGCACATGATTGTCACCTCTGGCATCGCCCTGACCGGAACGCGCGACGGGAAGGTCCTGGAGTTCAAGGAAGGGGAAACCGTGTGGTGTCCGGTCGGCGTCGACCACTGGCATGGAGCGACTCCGGATGCGCCGATGACCCATCTTGTCATCACCGGAGTTAAAGACGGCAAGGCCGTCGTCTGGAAAGAAAAGGTCACGGACGAACAGTACATGAAACGCTAG
- a CDS encoding cupin domain-containing protein — MSDTFKGEGIFPTGALNEAYAKYFTGTSYLEMLSTEGVVIGNVTFEPGCRNFWHIHHKGGQILLVTGGRGWYQEAGKPAQELHPGDVVNIPPETKHWHGAAKDSWFAHVAVEVPAEGKSNEWLEPVSDKEYDALG; from the coding sequence ATGAGCGATACATTCAAGGGAGAAGGCATTTTCCCGACAGGGGCCCTCAACGAGGCCTATGCTAAGTATTTCACCGGCACCAGCTATTTGGAAATGCTTTCCACGGAAGGTGTGGTCATCGGCAACGTTACTTTCGAGCCGGGATGCCGGAACTTCTGGCATATCCACCACAAGGGGGGACAGATCCTTCTGGTGACGGGCGGACGCGGCTGGTACCAGGAGGCCGGTAAACCTGCGCAAGAGCTGCACCCCGGGGATGTGGTCAACATTCCGCCGGAAACCAAGCACTGGCACGGGGCAGCCAAGGATTCCTGGTTTGCCCATGTGGCCGTGGAAGTGCCCGCGGAAGGCAAGTCCAACGAATGGTTGGAGCCTGTGTCCGACAAAGAGTACGACGCGCTCGGCTAG
- a CDS encoding cyclophilin-like fold protein, with amino-acid sequence MIQNGIKIQLIVGDTVIPAVLNDSASSKALIARLPYTVHLQRYEHDYCGVMSEPLPYDTADLRSGWKNGDIAFAVSGSYFAILYKDEEISQQFDGMVTMGALDCPLSVMDTLDGSISVRIEQA; translated from the coding sequence ATGATTCAGAACGGAATCAAAATACAGTTGATTGTCGGGGATACTGTCATTCCCGCGGTTCTCAACGACAGCGCGTCGTCAAAAGCACTCATTGCCAGGCTGCCGTACACCGTGCATCTGCAACGGTATGAGCACGACTACTGCGGCGTCATGAGCGAGCCGTTGCCCTATGATACGGCAGACCTGCGCAGTGGGTGGAAAAACGGCGACATCGCCTTTGCCGTGAGCGGAAGCTACTTCGCGATTCTCTACAAGGACGAGGAGATTTCCCAGCAATTCGACGGCATGGTAACCATGGGGGCCTTGGACTGTCCTCTTTCGGTCATGGACACCCTCGATGGAAGCATTTCCGTCAGGATCGAACAGGCATAA
- a CDS encoding acyltransferase, producing the protein MDLKRLLDHFNDGHSMQAGSDIHGVLVHFSNEAMRITAELNGSYHTREEVRSLVSELIGKQVDETFTLFPPIYTDFGKNISIGKNVFINSCCNFQDQGGITIKDGAFIGHKVVFATLNHGYSQETRHRIYPAPIVVGKNVWIGSNATILPGVTVGDNAIVAAGAVVTKDVAPDTIVGGVPAKFIKTVAEAEKENVR; encoded by the coding sequence ATGGATCTCAAGCGCCTATTGGACCATTTTAATGACGGCCATTCCATGCAGGCGGGGTCGGACATCCATGGTGTGTTGGTGCATTTCAGCAATGAAGCCATGCGGATAACAGCCGAGCTGAACGGTTCGTATCACACGCGGGAGGAGGTCCGGTCGTTGGTGTCTGAGCTTATTGGCAAGCAGGTGGATGAGACGTTCACCCTGTTCCCGCCGATTTACACTGATTTCGGAAAGAACATCAGCATCGGGAAAAATGTCTTCATCAACTCCTGTTGCAATTTTCAGGATCAGGGTGGGATCACCATCAAGGATGGTGCATTCATCGGGCACAAAGTGGTGTTCGCGACCCTGAACCATGGTTACTCCCAGGAAACGCGCCACCGTATCTACCCTGCGCCCATCGTTGTCGGGAAAAACGTCTGGATTGGTTCGAACGCAACGATACTTCCGGGAGTGACGGTTGGAGATAACGCCATTGTCGCCGCCGGTGCTGTGGTGACGAAAGACGTTGCTCCGGACACCATTGTCGGCGGGGTGCCCGCAAAATTCATCAAGACGGTTGCCGAAGCGGAAAAGGAAAACGTTCGGTAA
- a CDS encoding alpha/beta hydrolase, translated as MKTNAFVTKMMKTVLPILILVLAANLAHAEDDMTWDKTFRLSDKVLHEKVSYPNRYGITLSADMYMPKTLDKSKKYPALVIGTPYGGVKEQGAGIYAQTMAERGFVAIAFDESFNGESGGEPRHISSPEIFSEDFSAGVDFLGTRPFVDRNRIGAIGICGSSAFALKAAQADHRIKAVATASMYDMSRVIRNGWEDSMTAEERNKMLDELSEQRWKDFENGTPMLPEGFPAVATDSIPEGMDPISSEFWEYYAMPRGHHPRSHGPFTATSNMAFMNFPLMNYVETISPRPILFIMGEKAHSRYFTEDAYELAAEPKELVIVPGARHIDLYDRVDMIPFDKLEDFFTKALR; from the coding sequence ATGAAAACCAATGCCTTTGTGACCAAAATGATGAAAACCGTGCTGCCGATCCTGATCCTGGTGCTGGCAGCTAACCTGGCCCATGCGGAGGACGATATGACCTGGGATAAAACATTCAGGCTGAGCGACAAGGTACTTCACGAAAAAGTCTCATATCCCAACAGATATGGAATCACCCTGTCTGCCGACATGTACATGCCGAAGACTCTGGACAAGTCCAAGAAGTACCCGGCCCTCGTCATCGGCACGCCCTACGGCGGCGTCAAGGAACAGGGCGCAGGCATCTATGCCCAGACCATGGCGGAACGCGGATTCGTAGCCATCGCCTTCGACGAGTCATTCAACGGCGAAAGCGGCGGCGAACCGAGGCACATTTCTTCCCCCGAAATCTTTTCCGAGGATTTCAGTGCGGGCGTCGACTTCTTGGGAACCCGTCCCTTTGTTGACCGTAACAGGATAGGCGCCATCGGGATCTGCGGCAGCAGCGCGTTTGCCCTCAAGGCGGCGCAGGCCGACCATCGCATCAAGGCCGTTGCCACCGCGAGCATGTACGACATGAGCCGCGTGATTCGCAACGGATGGGAAGACTCCATGACCGCCGAAGAGCGCAACAAGATGCTCGACGAACTCAGCGAGCAACGCTGGAAGGACTTCGAAAACGGCACTCCCATGCTGCCCGAAGGATTCCCGGCTGTGGCGACCGATTCCATTCCCGAAGGCATGGACCCCATCAGCAGCGAATTCTGGGAATACTATGCCATGCCCCGCGGCCATCATCCGCGTTCCCACGGCCCGTTCACGGCGACCAGCAACATGGCATTCATGAACTTCCCGCTGATGAATTACGTCGAGACGATCTCTCCCCGCCCGATCCTGTTCATCATGGGCGAGAAGGCCCACTCCCGCTACTTCACCGAAGATGCCTACGAATTGGCCGCAGAGCCCAAGGAACTCGTGATCGTTCCCGGCGCAAGGCACATCGACTTGTATGATCGCGTGGACATGATTCCCTTTGACAAGCTGGAAGACTTCTTCACCAAGGCACTGAGGTAA
- a CDS encoding iron-containing alcohol dehydrogenase yields MNFEFQNPTRIIFGAGNLSRLGEVAGEYGKKALIVTGGGSVKRSGVFDRAVESLKAAGISFAECSGIEPNPRITSVARGAQTARKEGCDMIVALGGGSVMDASKVISAAALYDGDPWDMILHGQEKVYVPTEALPVITVPTLAATGSETNCGAVITNEETTVKSFIQIPLLYPKVAVVDPELTVSVPKDQTAYGVCDLITHVTESYLNGIDNTPIQDRLAEGVILTAMEWGPKAIADGDDVEARAQIQWAASVALIGWCQVGTNAAYPVHMMEHTVSAYHDITHAAGLSVINPAWMRFAAKTNTAKFVQFAERVFGLSAKSADDLDCALEGIDRFEAFLRSIGCPTRFSELGIDDALFETYAQDTVKIVNDGNGNLPGIPPMSIEDMVEVFRSAL; encoded by the coding sequence ATGAACTTCGAATTTCAAAATCCGACTCGGATCATATTTGGCGCCGGGAATCTGTCCCGGCTTGGAGAGGTGGCAGGCGAATACGGCAAAAAGGCCCTGATCGTCACCGGCGGCGGCAGCGTCAAACGCAGCGGCGTCTTTGACCGGGCCGTCGAGAGCCTGAAGGCGGCGGGCATCTCCTTTGCGGAATGCTCCGGCATCGAGCCCAATCCGCGTATCACTTCCGTAGCCCGTGGCGCCCAAACAGCCAGGAAAGAAGGATGTGACATGATCGTCGCCCTGGGCGGCGGCAGTGTCATGGACGCTTCCAAGGTCATTTCCGCAGCAGCCCTCTACGATGGCGATCCCTGGGACATGATCCTGCACGGCCAGGAAAAGGTGTACGTACCGACCGAGGCCCTGCCCGTCATCACGGTGCCCACATTGGCGGCCACCGGCTCCGAGACCAACTGCGGCGCGGTCATCACCAATGAGGAGACCACGGTCAAGTCCTTCATCCAGATTCCGCTGCTCTACCCCAAGGTCGCGGTGGTCGACCCCGAACTGACCGTGAGCGTGCCCAAGGATCAGACGGCCTATGGCGTTTGCGATCTCATCACCCACGTGACGGAATCCTACCTCAACGGCATCGACAACACTCCCATCCAGGATCGATTGGCCGAGGGCGTCATCCTGACCGCCATGGAATGGGGGCCGAAGGCCATTGCCGACGGCGATGACGTCGAAGCGCGCGCCCAGATTCAGTGGGCCGCCTCGGTCGCTCTCATCGGATGGTGCCAGGTGGGCACCAACGCCGCCTATCCCGTACATATGATGGAACACACCGTCTCCGCCTATCACGACATCACCCATGCGGCTGGCCTGTCCGTGATCAACCCGGCGTGGATGCGCTTTGCGGCCAAAACCAACACCGCCAAGTTCGTTCAGTTCGCCGAGCGCGTTTTCGGTCTTTCGGCCAAGTCCGCCGACGATCTCGACTGCGCCCTGGAAGGCATTGATCGTTTCGAGGCATTTCTGCGTTCCATCGGCTGTCCGACCAGGTTCTCCGAACTGGGCATTGATGATGCGTTGTTCGAGACCTACGCCCAGGACACCGTGAAGATCGTCAACGACGGCAACGGCAACCTGCCGGGCATTCCCCCCATGAGCATCGAGGACATGGTCGAAGTGTTCCGGTCCGCACTGTAA
- a CDS encoding AraC family transcriptional regulator → MSNMINLLKDLATVDGAAVESRLKGVRFFKDTKHVRRRPMLYNPGICIVASGHKVAYLGEQVFRYDVDNYLVTSVAMPFECESFPSPEAPLLGMFIDIDLGQLNDLISQMGLQTEVANLDDNISRSASARPPWMKT, encoded by the coding sequence ATGTCTAACATGATCAATTTATTAAAAGACCTTGCCACGGTTGATGGCGCCGCCGTTGAGTCGCGACTCAAGGGAGTGCGTTTTTTCAAAGACACCAAGCATGTCCGGCGCAGGCCGATGTTGTACAATCCTGGCATCTGCATCGTCGCTTCAGGCCATAAGGTGGCCTATCTGGGAGAGCAGGTTTTCAGATACGATGTGGACAATTACCTGGTCACCTCGGTCGCCATGCCGTTCGAATGCGAATCCTTCCCCAGCCCGGAGGCCCCCCTGCTCGGCATGTTCATCGACATCGACCTGGGACAATTGAACGACCTGATCAGCCAGATGGGCCTTCAGACCGAAGTCGCCAATCTGGATGACAATATTTCCCGCTCGGCATCGGCCCGTCCGCCATGGATGAAGACATGA
- a CDS encoding helix-turn-helix domain-containing protein yields the protein MDEDMKDTAVKLLKALRTEREARILAPGLVREIYYRALCGCQAQVLYSLVKGSSAFSQVARVINILEDNYSEKFDVQQMADSANMSVSAFHKAFKEITADSPLQYLKKIRLGRARDLIVQQNMKAYLAANEVGYESPSQFSREFKRHFGQSPAEVMREMRLA from the coding sequence ATGGATGAAGACATGAAAGACACAGCGGTCAAGCTGCTCAAGGCGCTTCGGACGGAAAGGGAAGCAAGGATTCTCGCGCCGGGGCTGGTTCGGGAAATCTACTACCGCGCACTGTGCGGCTGTCAGGCGCAAGTCCTCTATTCGCTGGTGAAAGGAAGCAGCGCATTCTCCCAGGTGGCACGCGTCATAAATATTCTGGAAGACAATTATTCCGAAAAATTCGACGTGCAGCAGATGGCGGATTCCGCCAACATGAGCGTCTCGGCGTTTCACAAGGCCTTCAAGGAGATCACGGCCGATTCCCCCCTGCAATACCTCAAGAAGATTCGCCTCGGGCGTGCGCGGGATCTCATTGTGCAGCAAAACATGAAAGCCTACCTGGCGGCCAATGAGGTCGGATACGAAAGCCCGTCGCAATTCAGCCGTGAATTCAAACGCCATTTCGGCCAGAGCCCTGCGGAAGTCATGCGGGAGATGCGCTTGGCGTAA
- a CDS encoding amidohydrolase family protein, translated as MKQKSYKRIAVEESWMPTELFDDFRALAQTGETRITSPGLASLWGEVMQTPGAQLFREIITDINTSRLENMDAAGIDMQILSITAPGVQIYEKEKAVSMARFCNDVLADGVKKHPGRLAALAAVAPQDPNEAAKELDRCIGKLGMKGVIINSHTFGEYLDDPKFWPIFEAAQSLGVPLYLHPSTPAASMISPYIDLPLEGAIWGFAADCGLHALRLITAGVFDQFPDLKIVLGHLGEGIPWFLNRIDHQYGHFVLRISQSPRAKKLKKSPREYFLNNFYITTSGMNWEEEIMYCRRLVGADRVLFAADYPFESMKEDVGKVDRLPLPEDEMRILYQTNAEKVFGL; from the coding sequence ATGAAGCAGAAAAGCTATAAACGTATTGCCGTGGAAGAGTCCTGGATGCCGACCGAACTCTTCGACGACTTCAGAGCCCTGGCGCAAACGGGAGAGACCCGAATAACATCCCCGGGCCTTGCCTCCTTGTGGGGTGAGGTCATGCAAACTCCAGGCGCTCAGCTATTCCGGGAGATCATAACCGATATAAACACAAGCCGACTGGAAAACATGGACGCTGCGGGCATAGATATGCAGATTCTTTCCATCACTGCACCCGGTGTCCAAATATACGAGAAAGAAAAAGCGGTCTCCATGGCCAGATTCTGCAATGACGTACTGGCCGATGGCGTCAAAAAGCACCCCGGCCGCCTTGCCGCGCTTGCAGCAGTGGCCCCGCAAGATCCGAACGAAGCGGCAAAGGAACTCGACCGCTGTATCGGCAAGCTGGGGATGAAAGGAGTCATCATCAACTCCCACACGTTTGGCGAGTATCTTGACGATCCGAAATTTTGGCCCATATTCGAAGCGGCCCAATCGCTCGGCGTTCCGCTCTATCTGCACCCGAGCACTCCGGCAGCCTCAATGATCAGTCCCTACATAGACCTTCCTCTGGAAGGTGCGATCTGGGGTTTTGCCGCCGATTGCGGCCTCCACGCCCTGCGGCTGATCACCGCCGGGGTTTTCGACCAGTTCCCCGACTTGAAAATCGTCCTGGGGCATCTCGGCGAAGGAATCCCGTGGTTCCTCAACCGCATTGATCACCAATATGGACATTTCGTTCTCAGGATCTCCCAAAGTCCACGGGCAAAAAAACTTAAGAAATCGCCCAGAGAGTACTTCTTGAACAACTTCTACATCACTACCAGCGGAATGAACTGGGAAGAGGAAATCATGTACTGCCGCAGGCTGGTGGGGGCGGACAGGGTCCTGTTTGCAGCGGACTACCCCTTTGAGTCCATGAAGGAGGATGTGGGCAAAGTCGACAGGCTTCCCTTGCCGGAAGATGAAATGAGGATCCTTTATCAGACCAACGCGGAAAAGGTTTTCGGCCTTTAG